TGCGATCTGCTCGCGGATGGCCCGTACGGGCAAGTCGAACCCGGCCATCAACACCATGGTCTCCAGACGCGAGATCGCGTCACGGGTGGAGTTGGCGTGGACGGTGGTCATCGAGCCCTCGTGGCCGGTGTTCATGGCCTGGAGCATGTCGAGCGCCTCCGCGCCGCGAACCTCACCCACGATGATGCGGTCGGGGCGCATGCGGAGGGCGTTGCGCACCAGGTCGCGGATGGCGACCTGGCCGCGCCCTTCCACGTTGGGTGGCCGTGCCTCGAGGTTGATCACGTGCTCCTGCTGGAGCTGGAGCTCGGCGGAGTCCTCGATGGTGAGGATCCGCTCGCTCTCGGGGATGAAGGAGGACAGCACGTTCAAGTTGGTGGTCTTGCCGGTGCCCGTACCACCCGAGACCAAGATGTTGAGCTTGCCTCGCACGCACGCCTCGAGCACCTGCACCAGGCCGAGCGTGTACGTGCCAAAGTTGATGAGGTCCTTGGCCGTGTAAGGGTCGGTGGCGAACTTCCGGATCGTGAGCACCGATCCGTGGATCGCCAGCGGCGGGATGATGGCGTTGACGCGGGAGCCGTCGGGGAGGCGAGCGTCGACCATGGGTGATCCCTCGTCGACGCGGCGGCCGACGGCCGACACGATCTTTTCGATCACTTGGCGGTACTGCGCGTCGTCGGCGAACCGCACGCCGGTGTGCTCGAGCTTGCCGCCGCGCTCGACCCAGATGTCGTTGTGGGCGTTGCACATGACTTCGGTGACGCTCTCGTCGTGCAGCAGCGCGTCGAGCGGGCCGTAGCCGAGCGTGTCGGCGAGCATCTCCTGCACGAACTTGCGCCGCTCGACGGTCGTGACCTCGACGTCTTCGCGGTCGAGGATGCGGCCCAGCTCCTCGACGAGCTCGCTCTCCACCTGTTCGGGTGACAGCGACGCCATGCGGGGGGCGAGCTCTTCGAGCACGAGGTCCCGCACTTGGCGCTTCGTGGCCTCCCACGAGGCGTCGCGGCCGGTCCGCGCGGTGCCCGGCCTGGCACCTCCGCCGGCGTCGGTCGCGGCCTTGCCCGACGTCTTCGCCGCGCCGGCCCGCAGGGTCCCCGCCGGACTCCGGTTGGAGGACCTCGTGCCCTCGGTGGGAGCCGGGCCCTCCTCCTCGATGGCGGCGAGCTTCTCAGAGAGCTTCATCGCAATGTCCTCTTCTCAGGGGTTCGCATCGTCTGGATGGGCAGCGGGCGCGTCAACGGTTGCGTCGGAAGCGCTTGCGCTTGGTGGGCGCGGCTTCGGCATCGATCTGTGCCTGCGCCTCTGGGGGAAGCAGACGCTTGAGGCCGCCGACCATGAGGCGGCTGACCTCCGAGTCGGGCGAGCTCGCCATCACGGGCATGCCGACGTTGATCGATCGGCTCACCTCTTTGGCGTAGGGGAGGACTGCGTCGAACCCCTTCGGAAAGATGCGGCTCACCTGTTCGACGTCGATGCCCACGTCGGTCTCGGCCTTGTTGAGCAGCAGGCGGACGTTGTCGCTGGAGATCTTGAGCCGCTCGAGCGTCGACAGGAACACGCTCATGTTGCGCACGCTGGGGAGGTCGAGCGTGGCCATGCTGTACAGCTCGTCGGACAGGTCGAAGGCCGCGAGCACGACCTCCGACAGCGCGGGGGGCGTGTCGACGATGATCCAGTCGTAGTGGTCGCGTGCCGCTTCGAGCACCCGGGTGACTTCCGGCGGCGAGATCCGATCGGCTTCAGAGGGGTCACGGGGCGCGGCCAGGACGTGGATGCCGGTCTCGTGGGTCACCGTGTAGTCCTCGACCTGCTCGTCGATGCGGAGCTCGCCGGCGGCCTCGCCGTCCAGCAGGTCGGAGATCGTGTACTTCGGTCGCAGCCGCAGCGCCGTCGACACCTCACCGAACTGGAGGTCGAGGTCCAAGATGCAGACCTTGCTCTGGGTGTGGTGCACGAGGAAGTACGCGAGGTTGGTGGCGAAGAACGTCTTGCCGCAGCCCCCCGTGGCCGACGTGATCGTGATGATCCTGCCGGGCTGGCGGGGAACCGCGGCGGCGGCCGACGGGTTGCTGTCGGCGGCGACGACGGGTGCAGCCACCACGGCCGGGGGCGGCGGTTCCTGCAGCCGCGAGACGAGCGAGATGGCGAGCGCCCGCTCGATGGCGACGAGCAGATCCTTGTCCTCGGACGGGAGCTGCACGAGGTCGACAGCACCGGCCTGCACGATCTCGCGGATCGTGGCGTCAGGCCGGCGGCTGAACGCCAGCACCACCGGCATCTCGGGGAGCTCTTCGCGGATCACCCGGAGGCGGGTCAGGCCGCCGCGGGTGCTGAGGCCGGGGCCGGCGATCAGCACGTCGAACGGGCCGTCGTCCGTGAGGACGTCGCCCACGTTGGCCGGTTGGGTGCAGGCCACCACCTCGGGCGCAGGCTGGAGGTCTTCGGCGACCGTCGTCACCTGCGCCGCGAGGGTCTCACCCTTGTCGAGGACGAGGAGTCGTGGAGTTCGCATCTGTCCGCTCAACCCTTCGGGAGCTGGTTGCTGTACTGGACGCCGGAAGTGCTGGCGGGCGCGTTGCCCTTGGCGACGATCGTGAAGTACAGGTGGTTCAGCGAAGTGGCGAACACGACGTGCTCAGCCTCTTCAGGGGTGAGGGCGAGCAGGTAGGTCAGGTTCTGGCCCTCGGCTCGAGGCGTCGTGGCGCCGTTCTGGGCGGTGGTCACGTCGTTGGTGTCGACCGCGGGTGCCACCTGTTGCGACACGTCGAGCACCGTCACGTTCGACACGAGCAGCTTCGACACCGGCAACGGCGAGCCCGGGTCCGACGGCAACTGGTACGTGTACAGGTTGATGACGTCACCGGCGCCGGCGTAGCCGCCACCCGCCGCCGTGAAGGGCAACGTCACGGCCACGCCGTTCTTGCCCTTCGGGATGCTGATCGCCTGGGCCCGCAGGGACTGCGTGCGCACCGAGTCGGAGCCGATCTGCTCACCTTTGCTGATGCTGCGGATGGTGATCTGGCCGCTCAGTGATCCGGCATTGCTCAACGCGGTCGCGGACCGCTGCGACACCGGCACGTTCTTGACCGCCA
The sequence above is a segment of the Acidimicrobiales bacterium genome. Coding sequences within it:
- a CDS encoding AAA family ATPase, yielding MRTPRLLVLDKGETLAAQVTTVAEDLQPAPEVVACTQPANVGDVLTDDGPFDVLIAGPGLSTRGGLTRLRVIREELPEMPVVLAFSRRPDATIREIVQAGAVDLVQLPSEDKDLLVAIERALAISLVSRLQEPPPPAVVAAPVVAADSNPSAAAAVPRQPGRIITITSATGGCGKTFFATNLAYFLVHHTQSKVCILDLDLQFGEVSTALRLRPKYTISDLLDGEAAGELRIDEQVEDYTVTHETGIHVLAAPRDPSEADRISPPEVTRVLEAARDHYDWIIVDTPPALSEVVLAAFDLSDELYSMATLDLPSVRNMSVFLSTLERLKISSDNVRLLLNKAETDVGIDVEQVSRIFPKGFDAVLPYAKEVSRSINVGMPVMASSPDSEVSRLMVGGLKRLLPPEAQAQIDAEAAPTKRKRFRRNR
- a CDS encoding RcpC/CpaB family pilus assembly protein is translated as MQRRANVLVLVGVAVVLIGGVLLWSTTRDSGGSSNTATVPVLVATSNISQGTTGDDLISSGHVAVKNVPVSQRSATALSNAGSLSGQITIRSISKGEQIGSDSVRTQSLRAQAISIPKGKNGVAVTLPFTAAGGGYAGAGDVINLYTYQLPSDPGSPLPVSKLLVSNVTVLDVSQQVAPAVDTNDVTTAQNGATTPRAEGQNLTYLLALTPEEAEHVVFATSLNHLYFTIVAKGNAPASTSGVQYSNQLPKG
- a CDS encoding CpaF family protein; this encodes MKLSEKLAAIEEEGPAPTEGTRSSNRSPAGTLRAGAAKTSGKAATDAGGGARPGTARTGRDASWEATKRQVRDLVLEELAPRMASLSPEQVESELVEELGRILDREDVEVTTVERRKFVQEMLADTLGYGPLDALLHDESVTEVMCNAHNDIWVERGGKLEHTGVRFADDAQYRQVIEKIVSAVGRRVDEGSPMVDARLPDGSRVNAIIPPLAIHGSVLTIRKFATDPYTAKDLINFGTYTLGLVQVLEACVRGKLNILVSGGTGTGKTTNLNVLSSFIPESERILTIEDSAELQLQQEHVINLEARPPNVEGRGQVAIRDLVRNALRMRPDRIIVGEVRGAEALDMLQAMNTGHEGSMTTVHANSTRDAISRLETMVLMAGFDLPVRAIREQIASAVDIIMQVDRMPDGRRVVTAVTEVQGLEGEVILLQDLFSLHHDRNRRGDTPGAELVATGLRPKFLEKLKEQGIELPLSALRPPVPAPPSVPSRRTKPPTPRALVEQERLR